The Nothobranchius furzeri strain GRZ-AD chromosome 8, NfurGRZ-RIMD1, whole genome shotgun sequence genome includes a region encoding these proteins:
- the LOC139071451 gene encoding platelet glycoprotein V, protein MDSCHTGLMWVTLILVGLSAADSSVSCPANCQCSSEGYANCTGVSITDIPPKLPLHTYTLNLFRTNMSVLSERSLAEQVFLVRFSLTNGHLHTIHPRAFNVAPQLKTVKLSSNVLSSLPDGVFSPLTSLEEIYLDGNQLTMIAPDTFKGLRSLLILDLNNNKLSNLSFNIFDGLTNLSFLNLGRNQIKTLPPTIFHSLTKLRLLAMYANKLEQLEAGIFDRLVILEELTLFQNQIASLPPKVFWPLKNLRTLSMSSNRLQNIPPKSFYNMSKLVKLTIYKNPLLSLPDELMGYMPDIREFYLYGTELVTVPGNLFSNMSGLLHLNLHLNPKLSQLPSDLFCCLPKLQKLSLRNNQLQYLHPQLFFALTSLSILLLNDNNLVTLPESIFKNLGGLETLDLKGNHLKTLPEDLFSSNTALNALHLGGNPWNCSCIIRGFARWVRQNAHVVPDKVDTLCHSPFYQALRRLDSLLEEEFDYCDRTAVTSVPTQANVKEQTQPLTVRSTTPTAQSTTSETTTNPPVVQTTSNTQTNEAHRVSPYFNDTLVLQQGPEYVHHNHHNGWVYVWFLPSSSTLVGFLMVCYILLLATGLLLILAAIFGLHRLSTTMDKLKANCNAE, encoded by the exons ATGGACTCCTGCCACACAG GCCTGATGTGGGTGACGCTCATCCTCGTTGGACTCTCTGCCGCTGACAGCTCCGTCTCTTGCCCTGCCAACTGTCAGTGCAGCTCTGAGGGTTATGCCAACTGTACCGGCGTCTCTATCACTGACATCCCACCGAAGCTGCCCCTCCACACGTACACCCTGAACCTCTTTAGGACGAACATGAGTGTCTTATCTGAGCGGAGTCTAGCTGAGCAGGTTTTCCTGGTGCGCTTCAGCCTGACTAACGGTCATCTACACACCATCCATCCACGAGCCTTCAACGTAGCTCCTCAGCTCAAGACTGTCAAGCTATCCTCGAACGTTCTCTCCTCCCTCCCTGACGGGGTTTTCAGTCCTCTCACCTCTCTGGAGGAGATTTACTTAGATGGAAACCAGCTGACAATGATCGCACCTGACACGTTTAAGGGGCTTCGTAGTTTGCTGATCCTGGATCTAAACAACAACAAGCTCTCCAACCTTTCTTTTAACATTTTTGATGGACTGACCAACCTCAGCTTTCTGAACCTTGGCAGGAATCAAATAAAAACGCTCCCGCCTACAATCTTCCACTCCCTGACTAAACTTCGCCTGCTCGCGATGTACGCCAATAAGCTAGAGCAGCTGGAAGCTGGGATATTTGACAGACTTGTCATCCTTGAAGAGCTAACTCTCTTTCAGAACCAGATTGCAAGCCTTCCACCTAAAGTGTTCTGGCCACTGAAGAACCTGAGGACACTGAGCATGTCCTCCAACCGGCTTCAGAACATCCCACCCAAAAGTTTCTACAACATGTCTAAGCTCGTCAAACTCACCATTTACAAAAACCCTCTATTGTctttgccagatgagctgatgggCTACATGCCTGACATCAGAGAGTTTTATCTGTACGGCACCGAGCTCGTCACCGTTCCTGGGAATCTGTTCTCCAACATGTCTGGTCTGCTGCATCTAAACCTGCATTTAAATCCAAAACTGAGCCAGCTACCATCTGATCTGTTCTGCTGTCTTCCCAAGCTCCAAAAGCTCTCGCTGAGGAACAACCAGCTTCAATATCTCCATCCTCAGCTTTTCTTTGCACTAACCTCACTGAGCATACTGCTCCTCAATGACAACAACCTGGTGACTCTACCTGAAAGCATATTTAAAAACCTTGGTGGACTTGAGACTCTAGATTTGAAAGGTAACCACCTCAAAACTCTCCCTGAAGATCTTTTCTCATCAAACACAGCCCTGAACGCTCTTCATCTGGGGGGAAACCCCTGGAATTGCTCTTGCATTATCAGAGGATTTGCTAGATGGGTCAGACAAAATGCGCATGTGGTTCCAGACAAAGTTGACACGCTGTGCCACAGTCCGTTCTATCAAGCGCTGCGCCGTCTCGACTCGCTGCTTGAGGAGGAGTTTGACTATTGTGATAGAACAGCAGTGACAAGTGTTCCAACTCAAGCCAACGTGAAAGAGCAGACTCAGCCTTTGACTGTGAGGTCAACCACCCCAACAGCACAATCAACCACTTCTGAGACCACAACAAACCCACCGGTGGTTCAGACCACATCCAACACTCAAACTAACGAAGCTCACCGTGTCTCGCCGTATTTCAACGACACGCTGGTGCTCCAGCAGGGTCCTGAGTACGTTCACCACAACCATCACAACGGCTGGGTGTACGTGTGGTTTCTACCATCCAGCAGCACTCTGGTTGGGTTCCTCATGGTTTGTTACATACTTCTCTTGGCTACAGGCTTGTTGCTCATTCTTGCTGCCATATTTGGCTTGCATCGCCTCAGCACCACCATGGACAAGCTGAAGGCCAACTGTAATGCTGAGTGA
- the uts2d gene encoding urotensin 2 domain containing, with product MDRVTAVNYCLGLLGLLALQGVISVEGRSIFTSGNHVFSPRENTDIRSRILALVLHRSSDPLENEDPLGLIVGNKLVDLEELHELREDVELERKIAANLAGENAITRKRGEPCFWKYCV from the exons ATGGACAGGGTCACAGCGGTGAACTACTGTTTAGGACTCCTTGGTTTGCTAGCACTGCAAGGAGTTATCAGTGTGGAGGGGAGGAGCATATTCACGTCTG GAAACCATGTTTTCAGTCCCAGAGAAAACACAGATATTCGCAGCAGGATTCTTGCACTTGTATTACACAGAAGCTCAGATCCTCTTGAAAACGAGGATCCACTGG GTTTGATCGTGGGgaataaattagttgacttagagGAG ctgcatgaactgagagaggATGTGGAGCTGGAGAGGAAGATTGCAGCTAATTTAGCAGGAGAAAATGCCATAACCAGGAAACGTGGTGAAC CTTGCTTTTGGAAGTATTGTGTCTGA